The DNA sequence AGttgatgtcattccgagttgatccAAATACCTGCAACACAAAGATTACTACATTAGACATTCTAGCCAACGGAGAGGAAGAGTTATTTACTATATCAGACTTGCTATGAAGAGTTACCAGAAGCCGTTGACAAAGGTATGTGAAGTGGTTTTGCCACCACTATTATAAGCTCCACCAGATTCACCAACCCAAGGTCCAGAAGATGGTGAAAACAATTTAGCAGTATTTGAAACATCATTAAAAGTTTGAGCTATTTGACTAAGGTAAAATGGATCCTGAAGTTTGTTAATCAAAGTTGGATCAACACCTGCAATTTACCAAGATTCTTAGTCCAAAAACAAGTCAAACTCAAACCAGAGGGGGAAATCAAGGAGACAATACAACATTTTTTATGCGGAACATAGATTTATATATGTGAGATAATTGTGACAAGTTCAGTAGTAGGAAATTAAAAGGCTgaaaaactttgaagtttaaatcctggatcgGCCTCTGGATGTAAGAACATTGTTATGTACCTGCTCCAAGGTTGTAAATATGATGTGTTAATCCATCGACGACGTCCGGACCGGTAGTTTGAAGGAAGATTTTGAACCATTCTTCATCATAAAATCCACCAGGGGCCAAGATTTTTGGTCTAGAAGCAGGGTCAGGGTACATATGTGTTACAAGTTTCTTCAATTTCTTGACATCTTTGCCATATTGCTGAGCTTTTATTTTTGCAGCAACCCCTCCTGCACAAAGCTCATTACCTACCAAAAGAAATATGTTAAGTACTTTTATAAACAAGAAACATAATTCATTGGCTTAGGATTATAGTTTGTATTTTTACCTAATTCATATGAGTCAATCTTGTATCCTTTTTTAACAGTGTATTTCATCAATGATTTTGCATTATACTGATTCCAATCTCCTTCCCAAAGAGTATCATCTTCATCTGATTGTATCCTTCCAAGTAAGGCATTCAATGAAAATGTTAATGCAGCCCTGCATAAATTCACAAAGATAAAAATGTTAACATAGAGAAATGGCGGACCCAGAAGTTTTACTAAGGGGATTCAGAATATTAAAAAGTAAATATATGAACAAGCCAACAGGATTAAACATTTATATTTATGCATcaaaataattttaatatatacaATGTAGTTTTTCGGCGAAGTCCGTCCCCTAGCTCTACCCCTGCATAGGAGTCATTTGGTTTGACACACTAATAAAAAATAATCTCagcataaaattttgcaaaagtaATACTCCCTTTATTCTATTTTATGTGACATTATTTCCTTATTAGTATGTTCTAAAAAATCACACCATTCAATTTTACCAAACAATTTAGCTTTATATTTCTTAATTTACCTTTAATGACATGCTTTTAATGGTTTTTTCAAACCACGGAGTTCCAGTTTTTTTCTTTATAGAAGTAGTAAAGATACATGAATAAGAATAACCAAAGACAAAAAGACTCTTAAAGTATCAATTCGCACATAACAACACCTATTATATTATGCCGCACATAACATTTATGTATTATAATCTCCGTATAACTAGTCCATAAATCGACCCCATATTGTACTACAACTAATTAAGATCCATCTACACTCACTGTCTCACTCGTGACCATGTACATTTatatataaaagtaaaagaatgtagaATATTACTATATAAAATTTAAGTGGTGCAGTATATTTAAGAGAAAATAAATTAAAGGAGAAGAAAAATGATGAGCTTACCCTGTTTTGTTAAACAAATCATGCAATTCATCCCATCTATTCATGTGGAGACAGCCTTCAGCAAATCCAAAAAGGCCATCTGATTTTTTCTCTAAGTTTGAGCATTGCTTTGGGAATTTTCCAACTTTGTAGTAAACCTGATCTTGTAGTGAACCTCCTATTCTGATTCTTAGTGGATTGAATgctgcaaaattttcaaaaataatcaAACTAATTtagaggaaaaaaaaaaactgCAAATTTTTAACgtccttttttttttggggttCAAATGTTTTGGAATAAAAACAAGATTGGGTCATGAAAACCATGAGAACATCTAAAGGAAAAGACAAGTTTCCATAATTAAACTCTATTTTCAAGCAAAATGTTCCTTTGTTTGCATTATATTCTCTAGCTGTTTTCCGTTTCTATTATATTCTCTAAACTCTTTTCTATTTCGTTCTTGCATTCTATGAAGCTGCACATTGTTAGTGCAAGCAATGTCAATTTATTGTCACAATTCTACTTGTAAGCAGTGACAGAGTTAGTGTACGGCCAAAATTTCCTTTatttgtcttaaaattttatttaatatgtataaattattaacaTAAAACCTAGTAACTTAAAAGTGTAGACCTAGTAACGTAAACCAAGAATTCTAAACCTATAAATTTCAAATTATGGCTTCGCCTAAATTTTAAGTGATAGCATGAGACTGTGGGAGTTTTAAGATTGTACTTCTAGTCGCAAGTATATATTTCCTTTGTCTTATTTTCGAGTGTTATCGACCTATGTATACATATATTTTTAGCACAATATTATTTACACACATAAGATATATTAAAAAGCAATGAACTTTAGTACCAACCTTTAACGGCGTTTGTAAGAATCTTGTTCTTCAAATCCTGCATGATTTTTTTCACAATCAATCAATAAAAACTTGATTTAAACTCTCCTAATTTTCCTTCTTATTTTCATGAATatcttatatataaaaaaaagctAAAAAACTTGGAGAGATCAAAATTTAGAAAAAGAAATTACCAGATTAAGAATACCAGCTTTTCCCCATGGACATTGATTATAATCACACTTGTTTTCTGGCCACCAATCTAAAGTTGCACATATGAAATTATCATCTGTTTTAGCTATAGATGTCACTCCTTTTACCATTACCTTCAATTCATCTGCCTTAGACAAACAAAAACAAGAAAACACTAAAAGAACCAAACAAAACAACCTAGTTCTTGAATCCATTGTTTAACGAACAATTAATGAAATACGTGAAAGAAtaaaaaaaggagaaagaaagaagaaggaTATATAAAATTATGATAGCTTGGAAAGTTTATATAGAGATATAATAGCTAAGGATTTTAAATCCTCGTTGGCTACTGCTACAAATGAGCGCACTATTTCAACTAGGATTCTatatattcaaaaaaaaaaaaaaaaaaaaacatatccAGTAATTATCCTCTTTTACTTAAAATTCGTTTGCTAAAAATGGGATAATATAGAAGAAGAGTTCAAGATTTGGTAGGATTCAATTGTAGGATTAACTTATATACACACAATTAAATTTTTTTACATTATTAATATACTTTAACTTGTTGtactaataatttattttattttttaggttACTAATTTAAGCTTTTGTTTTTTATACGAACAGTTACCAATATAGTTAAACTCACCCATTGTTGACTACTAAATTAAGCTGTTTACTTTAACTAGGAAAATTAATTTATAGTTTGTAGTCTGAAATTCCTACTTTATGTTATAAAAATAGGTTATAGAAGACGATTTTAAGATTCAGTAGGATTTAAGACAAACACAACTTATGATATACTATTGAGATACCGAAGTCAACGTAAAGACTTACTCTTATCTGATGTTTAGATCAAACTGATAGATGCATGATACGAATTTACATGTACGTTTTTCCATTTAACAATTGTTAAATATTACATAATTTCATCTTACTAAATCTCTTAGCTCTAGTAAGAAAATCTAATTTGATATAAATATCTGGTACAGATAAATAAATTTATGAAGAATTAACCCATATAGCCGGCCCACCCAACCACTAGAAAGCTTTCCCACTTTAAAGGTTTGATACGATAAT is a window from the Nicotiana tomentosiformis chromosome 10, ASM39032v3, whole genome shotgun sequence genome containing:
- the LOC104106070 gene encoding heparanase-like protein 2 — its product is MDSRTRLFCLVLLVFSCFCLSKADELKVMVKGVTSIAKTDDNFICATLDWWPENKCDYNQCPWGKAGILNLDLKNKILTNAVKAFNPLRIRIGGSLQDQVYYKVGKFPKQCSNLEKKSDGLFGFAEGCLHMNRWDELHDLFNKTGAALTFSLNALLGRIQSDEDDTLWEGDWNQYNAKSLMKYTVKKGYKIDSYELGNELCAGGVAAKIKAQQYGKDVKKLKKLVTHMYPDPASRPKILAPGGFYDEEWFKIFLQTTGPDVVDGLTHHIYNLGAGVDPTLINKLQDPFYLSQIAQTFNDVSNTAKLFSPSSGPWVGESGGAYNSGGKTTSHTFVNGFWYLDQLGMTSTFNHKVYCRQSLIGGNYGLLNTTSFIPNPDYYGALLWHKLMGKNVLSTTHEGSPYLRTYAHCSKTSGVTVLLINMDKSTTFEVSVVDDLNMYPSRIEPIHQREEYHLTPKDGNIQSDVLLLNGTPLKLTASFDIPEMNPQLVDPTLPISVAPRSIVFATLRGFQAPACA